In the Populus nigra chromosome 2, ddPopNigr1.1, whole genome shotgun sequence genome, TTTTATTCCATTGAGGAGTAGATCATTTTCTTCAGATACTGGTAATTTATAAgttcatttttgtttatttatatttagagttTATGCTTCTGAATGGTGTTAATTGTTTTTCCCCTGATTGTGGGTTTGTAGGAGATCTGGTTGATGCAGTTGTCCCTTTCATGGGTGAATCTATTACTGATGGCACCTTGGCGAAATTCTTGAAAAGTATGCTTTTTTAACTTGTCATCCAACTGTTTGCATTTCAACAaatactcaaaataaatatggcAATTGACATATTATGAGCAGATCCTGGTGACAGGGTTGAAGTTGATGAGCCCATTGCTCAGATTGAAACTGACAAGGTAATCCTTGAAAGATAGTAAGTGACTCTGAAGAATGTATATTGGTTGTTTCTGAAACTGGGTATGATTAACATGATTGAATTGTTTAATTACCACCAGGTGACAATTGATGTGGCTAGTCCTGAAGCCGGCACCATTCAAAAGGTGATATTTATGAACTATAGCAATATCAAACTTGTGACGTCTGATAATTTTTGTCTCATCTGTTCACAGTTATCAATGGATACGTGCTGCTGTTTTGACGCCCCCTTTATATTTAATTGCTAGTAGCTTGTAGCCAAGGAAGGTGAAACTGTGGAACCGGGTACCAAAATTGCTGTTATTTCAAAATCAGGTGAATGTGTACCACAAGCTGCTCCGCCCTCACAAGAAAAGACTGCTTCTCAGCCCCCGCCCCCAGCAGAAAAAGAGAGTGTAGGAAAAGGAACGACTAAGACTGAAACTTCCTCCctcaaaggaaaggaaaaaacactGTTTCCACCACAACCTGCAGCCAGAGCTCCTTCATCACCTCCTAAACCTTCAGAACCGCAACTTCCACCtaaggaaagagaaagaagagtgaGTTTTATGATGGTCTATTCATTTTTGTGTGAAAATGCATGATTACGTTTATTTTACTTTCTGCCATATTGGTAATGAATTTCTCTATCAAGTGTTTTCATACTTTCTCACTCTAGGTTCCCATGACAAGGCTGAGGAAACGGGTTGCAACACGGTTGAAAGATTCGCAAAATACATTTGCAATGCTGACCACATTCAATGAGGTTGATATGTGAGTTGaaattcatcttttctttttcc is a window encoding:
- the LOC133681360 gene encoding dihydrolipoyllysine-residue succinyltransferase component of 2-oxoglutarate dehydrogenase complex 1, mitochondrial-like isoform X2 — protein: MLRPEYFIPLRSRSFSSDTGDLVDAVVPFMGESITDGTLAKFLKNPGDRVEVDEPIAQIETDKVTIDVASPEAGTIQKLVAKEGETVEPGTKIAVISKSGECVPQAAPPSQEKTASQPPPPAEKESVGKGTTKTETSSLKGKEKTLFPPQPAARAPSSPPKPSEPQLPPKERERRVPMTRLRKRVATRLKDSQNTFAMLTTFNEVDMTNLMKLRSDYKDAFVEKHGVKFGFMSGFVKAAVSALQYQPVVNAVIDGDDIIYRDYIDISIAVGTPKGLVVPVIRNSDQMNFAEIEKNINTLAKKATAGTISIDEMAGGTFTISNGGVYGSLLSMPIINPPQSAILGMHSIVTRPMVVGGNIVPRPMMYIALTYDHRLIDGREAVYFLRRIKDVVEDPRRLLLDV